Part of the Sporosarcina sp. FSL K6-2383 genome is shown below.
TATCTTCCGGCGTGAGGTCGTTTCCTTCACGCAAAACCTCCGCTATCCGTTCATAACGATAAGGCTGTGCCCACATTTTTGTAATGTGGTACGGGTAAGAATCGTCAATGATTTCATTATTCGCTGTCGCAATAAACCCTTCTTCCGGATTCACAACACGTGGCAATTCATCATACGGCACGTAACCAGTCCAGCCGTAATCAGATGAATCTCCCGGAACCGGCAACTGCGCATCCCCTTTTTTTCGAATTGGAATGCGACCATTTGCTTTATAAGCAATCGTGCCATCTTTCCCTGCGAAGACAAAGTTTTGTGCAGGTGCATTGAAATCCTCCAACGCCTTTTCAAACCCTTCCCAATCCTTCGCCTTGTTCATATTTAAGATGGCTTCCAGTTCTTTTGTCGGCTCCAACGCTGTCCACTGCATCGAAAACAGCGCACCCGGATCCTCTTCTTTATACAAAATGTCCGAGATAATCGGTCCGTGTCTTGTAACCACAACTTCAAACGGTACATCTTCTCCACCTTTTACGGAAATGGTTTCATCCCGGACCTCAGCCTGCTCCCACTCATCGTCATATAAAAATTGTGTCGGATCATCAGGATTCGGTATTTCAATATAAAGATCCTGTACATCTGGCCCTACATTCGTCACGCCCCACGCAACGTCTTCGTTATGTCCAAGAATAATCCCTGGAACACCTGCAAAAATAACACCACCTACATTTTGCTCTGGTGACTTCAAATGCATCTGATACCAAATCGATGGTGTATCAAGTCCTAAGTGTGGATCATCCGCTAGCAATGGTAAGCCTGATGCTGTTTTATCACCTGATACGACCCAGTTGTTACTACCATTGAATTCTGGCGGCTGAAGATTAGGGTCAAATCGCCCAGCAACCGTAACTGGATTGGCAATATTGGCTTCGATAATCGACTCCGCATTGTCAGGATAAGTAATGAATAGCTCCCGCGCCTTATCTTCCGGGAAATTATTCAACGCCCAGTGACGAACAGCCAAGCTATCCCAGTTCCCGCCAAGGTCATACGCCATGAATTTCCCAATCGTTAATGAATCAACTGCAGTCCACGGTTCTGGCTGATAGCCAAGGATCTTGAACTCATACGGCAGATTCCCGTCCCACTGCGCCTTTTCGATAAATGCATTGACGCCTTCCGCATACCATCCAAGTACCTTTTTCGCTTCTTCCCCGTAGCCATCATAGGATGCCTCTGCGGCTGCACGTAAACTGAAGGTACGGAACTTCTTATCTGTCCCTACTGCAGCCTCTCCAACA
Proteins encoded:
- a CDS encoding penicillin acylase family protein: MGKKSKRMGKWSKVLLSVFGALVVLGIVALIIVNSYIGKSKPLIEGEVLTNFLDTDVIVERDSFGVPHITAESDADLYRAQGYVQAQDRLFQMDMARRQASGRLSEVVGEAAVGTDKKFRTFSLRAAAEASYDGYGEEAKKVLGWYAEGVNAFIEKAQWDGNLPYEFKILGYQPEPWTAVDSLTIGKFMAYDLGGNWDSLAVRHWALNNFPEDKARELFITYPDNAESIIEANIANPVTVAGRFDPNLQPPEFNGSNNWVVSGDKTASGLPLLADDPHLGLDTPSIWYQMHLKSPEQNVGGVIFAGVPGIILGHNEDVAWGVTNVGPDVQDLYIEIPNPDDPTQFLYDDEWEQAEVRDETISVKGGEDVPFEVVVTRHGPIISDILYKEEDPGALFSMQWTALEPTKELEAILNMNKAKDWEGFEKALEDFNAPAQNFVFAGKDGTIAYKANGRIPIRKKGDAQLPVPGDSSDYGWTGYVPYDELPRVVNPEEGFIATANNEIIDDSYPYHITKMWAQPYRYERIAEVLREGNDLTPEDMMKLQMDQKNMYAGEFLDDLLGSVEAQDSAGTYKEIVTMLREWDQFDSTDAAAPLVFHKLMKQLPIVMFSEEMPEDVYQLLPGKGSITDQLLRAAYAGEPGAWVEQYGGVDEWVFDSFEQSVEDIEESFGKKVASWKWGDFHQVEFPHALSGASPIFEYFLNPKKQAIGGSNVTVQAAAFQEDGTVDHGAPWRFVADLSDLSTTHHILGPGQSGHMKSQWFHNQVDDWVQGNYHETVLQGEIKDGSTLLLKAKR